The Silene latifolia isolate original U9 population chromosome Y, ASM4854445v1, whole genome shotgun sequence sequence TCCGTGCGTGCACCCATTGATCTACGACATAGCTAGCTAAGGAATTACTGAGttaacgttaaggtatgggtggtcttagtatACCGAACCCTgcgctacctcggcgtatgctcTCCATGTGGCTTGACTTAAGATAAACGTCTTTGTAGCCTCACATGGCAGGGGCTGGACCCTCAAAGTGTGCCTCATCTGATAAGTAACCAACATTAGTACCAAAGTCTTTCTTCGTAGAAGCGTTATAAAGTCCAAAGTAGTGCAAATTACCTGGTGCTGtctcatggtgttccagggcaacacctggatccaggaagccacagcCTGTACTACTTGGTTTAAAAACGACTCTTTCTGactcaaaaaaaagaaaaactaaaAGGAAACCAAGTTTGTGTAAAATACTAATACCTAAAGCATATACTAACCCCCaccccccccccttttttttttgcttcacggactttcgaaaggtcctttgtacactaaagttttggcactttgtcagacaaagtaccgTTTCAAGTGACGGATGTTCCAGGGTTTATCTAGGATTTGACCGTTTatggtcatcaacctgtatgCCCCATTCTTGACAACACTTTCGACCTGATATggcccttcccatttgtaggcaaaTTTGCCTGCTTTGTGGTTCTTAGTATTTTCGAATACCCTTCTGAGTACAAGGTCCCCCACTTCAAGGGTCCTTatcttgacatttttgttgtacgTCCTTGCGACAGATTGCTTATACGATGCCGTACGTATATAGGCACTTTCTCGTAGCTCATCAACTATATCCAGACTTCTGGCCATTTCGACTTTGTTCTGCTCTGCAGTCTGACAGCCGTATCTATGCGTGGGTACCAGGACTTCTGAGGGTATTACTGCCTCTGCTTCGTATACAAGGCTAAACGGAGTCTGACCTGTTGCCATCTTAGGTGTTGTTCTATCCGACCAGAGTAGTAGTGGTAGTTCATCTGCCCACTTCCCCCCAACTCCTCCAGCCGTTTTCTGAGGTTCTCCACAATGAATTTATTgctggactcggcttggccgttggtttgtggATATCTGGGGGCTGATTTTCTCAGTGTTATGTTCCATCTTGCACAGAAGCCCTCGGTATTGTCTGATATGAActgggacccattatcgcataTGATCTTGGATGGTATCCCAAATCTGCTTATGATGTTGCGTTTGATGAAAGAGATCACCTGTTGCTCCTTTACCTCTATCATTGCTTCTGCTTCAATCCATTTTGAGAAGTAATCGGTCATAGCTAGCATATACACTCTGTTTCCTGGAGCCCTGGGCAGCTTAcccactatgtccatgccccacatcaTAAATGGCCATGGAGAGATAATCGGATGCATTGGTTCTGCTACCTGGTGGATTGCTGGAGCCGCCTTTTGACACGACTCGCAGCGTTTAGCATGATTCACTGCGTCTGCGCGCATGGTGGGCTAGAAATACCCTTGTCTTAAAATTTTGTTTGACAGACTTCGTCCTCTAGCGTGATTCCCGCACTCTCTGCTGTGCACATCTTTCAGTACCGTTTCAGCTTCCTCTTTGCCTAAGCATCTGAGGCATAGTCCTGCCAATAATTTCCTGAAGAGAATATTATCAATCATGATGTATCTGGAAGCTTTTATCCTGAAACTTTGCGCTTCCTTTCTGTCTTCAGGGAGTGTTCCATCCCTTAGCCAATTTAGGTATGGAACCCTCCAATCTGCATCCTGCAGTCCTACTGCGGAAACCAGTGTCCTGGCTCCTTGTGCACACTGCATGTGTACATCCTCTTTCGTTGGTTTCTGATCTGGCTCTCCCTGGATGGTTGGGGTCAACACAAGAGTAATCAGTATGTTTGACAATTCTGCGGGCTGGAAGTTGGATCCCAATGTGGCCAGAGCGTCTGCCTCCACATTCTGGTCCCGCGGCACCTGAGTTATCTTGAAGGTTCTGAATTTTGACTTTCGCTCTGTGGCTATTTTCAAGTAAGCTATCATCTTTGGATCACGCGCTACATACTCGTTGTTTACATGGTTTACCACAAGTAAGAAGTCACTGTATACCCTCAAGTTTCTCACCTTGAGCCCTGACGCCATCTGCATCCCAAGTATAAGAGCTTCATACTCGGCTtcgttgttggttgccttgaactcGCACCTAATGGCTTGCACTATCATGTCTCCTTTAGGAGATCGAAGGACCAGACCTACGCCAGCCCCTCTTGCATTTGAGGCTCCATCAATGTATAAGGTCCAGATTTCACCATCCTGATTTCCTGTTATTGCCAGCATTCCTTCTTCTGCCTCCCTACGGGTGGCGGGGCAGAAGTCAGAGACGAAATCTGCCAGGGCTTGGGATTTTATCGCCGTTCTGGGCTCAAATTGCAAGTCATAGCCACTAAGATGTCCGACCACTTAGTCATTCTACCCgaaagttcaggcttcctcataatAGTCTTTAGCGGGTAATTGGTTATGACATGGATGGTGTGAGATTCAAAGTACGGCCGCATTTATAAGAAGCGGTAACCAAAGCCAATGCTAGTTTTTCAAAGGAAGTGTACCTGGTCTGCGCAGGAGCGAGAGACTTGCTAATGTAATACATAGGATGCTGCACTCCTTCCTGTTCTTTGACCAGGACTGCGCTTACGACTGCTTCCGTGACTGACAGATACAAAAATAGCGGTTCCCCTTGCTCAGGTTTCACGAGTAGTGGTGGCGTGCTTAGGTAGTTTTTGAGTTTTGCGAATGCTTTTTCATGCTCTTCAGTCCATTCGAATTTCTGACTCTTCCTCAATATATCATAGAACAGTTTGCACCTATCCGAGGCCCTTGATATGAACCTATTTAGGGCCGCCACCTTCCCTGCTAGCCTCTGCACATCTTTTGGCTTCTGGGATGATTCCAGCGGGAGTATTGCTCTTATCTGCTCCTTGCTTGCCTCAATTCCCCTCTGGGTCACCATATACCCTAGGAATTTTCCTGAAGATACCCCAAATGAGCACTTGGATGGATTAAGTTTCATTTTAAATTCCCTTAACGTCTGGAAGGTATCTGCCAAGTGTTCCATGTGCATTTCTGCTTTTTTAGATTTCACTACCATGTCGTCAATGTATACCTCCGTGGTCTTTCCTATTTGTTGTttgaacattttatttaccaACCGTTGATAAGTGGACCTGGCGTTCTTtaggccaaagggcatgaccttgtaacaatatatgcctctttccgACATGAATGCTGTTTTCTCTTAATCTTGTGGatgcatcttgatttgattgtaaccgCTCCAGGCATCGAGGAAAGTGAGTACCTCGTGTCCTGCagtagcgtccaccattgcatcgatatgtggtAGTGGGAAGGGATCtttgggacaagctttgtttaGATCTGTGAAGTCTACGCACACCCTCCATTTGTCGTTCTTCTTGGGCACCACTACTACGTTAGAGAGCCACTCGGGGTAATCGACTTCTCTAATTTTATCTCTTGCCGGGAGATTGTGCGCTTCTTTGTTGATGACCTCATTTCTTTCTCGccgcgaattttcttctcttctcATGCACGGGGTGCGGCTTGGGTTCACGCTAATTTATGCGAAATAACGGATGGGTCTATGCCTACCATATCATTGTGGGACCAGGCGAAAGCGATCCATGTTGTTCTTGAGAAATTGAATCACCGATTGCGCGACTTCTCATTGCAAGTTGCCCCAATCAACACTTTGTCTATCCGGTGTTCCTCGTCCGGTGTATACGGTCCGGCTCCTCCGAGGGAGGCTCCTTGTATTCTATCGAGGTGCCCCGGTCCTGTAATTGCTATGAGGGGAGCTTGGTTGTAGCCTTGAGGGCTTGGGTATAGCAGTTTCTGGACTCCTCTTGATCTCCTTTTACCGTAACCGTGCCCCATGGTGTTGGGAACTTGAGACACTGATGATATGTTGAAGGCACTACCTTCATCTGATGCAGCCACGGTCTTCCTAGTATCACATTGTAGGTGGTTGGTCCTTCGATGACTAGGTATCTCACTAGTTTATTAACTCCTTCAATATACGTTGGGATGGTTATCTCGCCCACCGAATGTGCGGTCTCCCCACTGAATCCCACCAGGGGCACAGATTTCTTTATCAGGTTTTCTTTGTCAAAACCCATGGTCTTGAGGGTTTCGAGCATGATAAGGTTCACGGAGCTCCCTGTATCTACCAATGCTTTCCGCACGGTGCAATTGCCAATGGATAACGTTATAGTTAGGGCATCGTCGTGCTGCTCTGCGCCGCTTTCTATGTCAGTCTCATCGAAAGTTACCGGGGGTAAATTCCTCTGGCTTACTCTGTACGAAGTTTCTGGATGATCCCCTTTACTTCCGGTGGCTTTCCTTTTGGCAGCGGAATATGTTAGACCTGATAGCTCGGATCCGCCTATTATCACGTTAATAATTTTCGTGCATATGGGTGGGGAGGAAGGAAGCACCCTGATTCTTCGCTTCTCTTCTATCCTGCTTGCCCCACGTGATAACGGGTGGTCTAAGTTTCCCTTGCGTAATCGGAACCTCACCTCCTCCGCAACTTGTAGCAATCTTACGTTCGTGACCTATATCCTGGTGCCATTCGCATCTTTTTTCTTTGTCTCTGTCATCGTTGGGTCGGTCTGAGTGGGGGTTTTGGCCACCTTACCCGATCACCCAGGTTCCTCGGTTCTTTCAATGAGCGGTCCTTCCATTCCGGTGTTGAATCCGTATTCTGATAGCTTAGGAGGATGCGAAGAATCGTCAATTTGCTGAGTTTTTTCTGCTATTCTGCTGACATTGGGTCTGCTGTACGGCTTAGCTCTGTCGTCTTTCTTTTCTGGTGCGAATTTCCTGCTTGTCTTGTCAAAGTTTGTTATACCTTTTCTAGCCAGTATATCTTCTTCCAACCTTAACGCTGCAGTAGCTCTCTGCTGGACTTCCTCAAATCTCTCACAAGGATACATCGTtaattctttgtagaggtttgactCCTTATCCAAGCTCTGCCTGAAGGCGTTGATGGCAGTGGACATATCACAGCCTCGTATTGAGACTTTTTCCGCATTGAACCTAGTGACGTAGTCCCTGATTGACTCACCTATctcctggacgattctgtatagATCACTTGGCTGCTTGGGTGTTCTCCGACTGCTGGAGAACTGTTGGTTGAAAGCGTTGACCAAATCGGCGAATGAACTTATGGTCCCGTTAGGTAGGCCAACGAACCATTGTAACACTGCTCCGTTTAAGGTTGAACCGAATCCTTTACACATACATGCCTCCTTTGAGGCTCCCATGGCGGTAGTaaccatcatcttctgcttgaattGACTGATATGATGACAAGGGTCTGTGGTTCCATCGAAGAGGGTCGTCGTTGGGACGCTAAATCCTTTTGGTAAGGCCACCATAGCTATATCGTCAGTGAATGGTGAGTCAGCATAGCTTTCTGGTGAAGCCATCTCCATAGGGAGAGGCATTCCTGGGACCCTCCGGAGGAGGCTCCGTAGTTCCTGGTACTGCTGTTCTATGTATGTCTCTCTCCCGGTGGGTCGCAGATACCCCTGTAACTGACGTTCTGCTCCTCGTACGAAGTTCTGCTATTCCAGGGCTTCTGTTTGTCTTGCCTGCGATGTCGCTGCCACCGGAGTGCCTTCCCAGGTATATTCAACTTGATTTGTAACTGGCATCCTGGTTATTGGGACCGCAACTGTGGCCCTGCTTCTCTGTTGTCCCATCGCGCCTGATGTGGGTGTAGGCTCTTAGCGTGCTGGTTCCTCGTCTGGCGTTAATGCCCCCAATCCTGTTGGGATCAGGCCTCCTCTTGGCTGTGGTGTTCCATCCATGTCTAACCTGAGTGCTACT is a genomic window containing:
- the LOC141628928 gene encoding uncharacterized protein LOC141628928, with amino-acid sequence MASPESYADSPFTDDIAMVALPKGFSVPTTTLFDGTTDPCHHISQFKQKMMVTTAMGASKEACMCKGFGSTLNGAVLQWFVGLPNGTISSFADLVNAFNQQFSSSRRTPKQPSDLYRIVQEIGESIRDYVTRFNAEKVSIRGCDMSTAINAFRQSLDKESNLYKELTMYPCERFEEVQQRATAALRLEEDILARKGITNFDKTSRKFAPEKKDDRAKPYSRPNVSRIAEKTQQIDDSSHPPKLSEYGFNTGMEGPLIERTEEPGLLQVAEEVRFRLRKGNLDHPLSRGASRIEEKRRIRVLPSSPPICTKIINVIIGGSELSGLTYSAAKRKATGSKGDHPETSYRVSQRNLPPVTFDETDIESGAEQHDDALTITLSIGNCTVRKALVDTGSSVNLIMLETLKTMGFDKENLIKKSVPLVGFSGETAHSVGEITIPTYIEGVNKLVRYLVIEGPTTYNVILGRPWLHQMKVVPSTYHQCLKFPTPWGTVTVKGDQEESRNCYTQALKATTKLPS